From one Clostridia bacterium genomic stretch:
- a CDS encoding hydantoinase/oxoprolinase family protein, with the protein MGDNVIKDAIKEVGLVLLGIDVGGTYTDGALIGEGRIIRTVKRPTEDNLLSVLTAVLDELLSGMDPGALERITFSTTLVTNLIAQGHLPKAAILLLPGPGVNPSSFSFPWPVHVAAGAIDYRGREIVALEQEEVLKHLGQMVAAGVQRVAVAGKFAVRNWAHELKVRDLAAQHYPELKLFLSHELCGQLNLPRRAATTALTAVTQEAYQRFWEQVEAALEKRGIAAPAYVVKADGGALPLAQAKRHPVETIFSGPASSALGALALGQAASGSERLPGTEGSPLTAVVIDIGGTTTDLALILNGQPLLASKGAALAWPGAPPGASQLFTHVRALAVRSLPRGGDSQVRREGEGLDLHIGPERLGPAACLGGPAPTLTDALRYLGEASIGDRDRAKAALGRLMPDSGTTPADGDAGEAAGLGRLAQAVVEQFVFDLASAVEAMFQAWREEPAYRVWEIMQGRTARPDLIIGIGAAAAAIAPRLARKLGCRHWLPPYYQSANAVGAALARPTLYLTWRADTEQNRYQVAETGQQGELEELGISSGTRLTPEQAEAVVQRLLIQEA; encoded by the coding sequence ATGGGAGATAATGTCATTAAAGATGCCATTAAAGAGGTGGGTTTGGTGCTCTTAGGTATCGACGTGGGCGGAACCTATACCGATGGCGCTTTGATCGGAGAAGGCCGGATAATCCGCACCGTTAAGCGCCCAACTGAAGATAATTTGCTCTCAGTGCTGACAGCGGTGCTGGATGAGCTCCTCTCAGGCATGGACCCAGGGGCGCTAGAGCGGATAACCTTTAGCACTACCCTGGTAACCAACCTGATTGCCCAAGGCCATCTGCCCAAAGCAGCTATCCTCCTCCTACCCGGGCCGGGGGTTAATCCCAGCTCCTTTAGCTTCCCCTGGCCGGTTCATGTAGCAGCCGGAGCCATCGATTACCGGGGGCGGGAAATAGTCGCTTTGGAGCAAGAAGAGGTGCTAAAGCACCTGGGACAAATGGTAGCAGCAGGAGTCCAGCGGGTAGCAGTGGCCGGCAAATTTGCCGTCCGTAACTGGGCCCATGAGCTTAAAGTCAGGGACTTGGCCGCCCAGCACTACCCAGAGCTGAAGCTATTCCTGAGCCACGAGCTATGCGGCCAGCTCAACCTGCCCCGCCGGGCGGCAACTACCGCCCTAACTGCGGTAACCCAGGAGGCTTACCAAAGATTTTGGGAGCAGGTGGAGGCGGCGCTGGAGAAAAGGGGTATAGCTGCTCCCGCTTACGTAGTTAAGGCCGATGGCGGCGCCCTGCCGCTGGCTCAAGCCAAGCGCCACCCGGTGGAAACCATCTTTTCCGGACCAGCTTCCAGCGCCTTGGGGGCGCTGGCCCTGGGCCAAGCCGCCTCGGGCTCAGAGCGGCTACCGGGAACCGAGGGCTCCCCATTGACCGCGGTAGTAATCGATATCGGCGGCACTACCACCGACTTGGCCTTAATTCTTAACGGCCAGCCCCTGCTGGCCAGCAAGGGTGCCGCCTTGGCCTGGCCGGGAGCGCCACCAGGTGCAAGCCAGCTCTTTACCCACGTCCGAGCGCTGGCGGTTCGATCTCTCCCCCGGGGAGGAGATTCTCAGGTCAGGCGGGAGGGGGAAGGGCTGGATCTGCACATCGGCCCGGAGCGCCTGGGACCAGCAGCTTGCTTGGGCGGCCCAGCGCCTACCCTCACCGATGCTTTGCGCTACCTGGGAGAGGCCAGCATAGGGGACCGGGACCGGGCTAAGGCCGCCCTAGGCCGCCTGATGCCCGACTCCGGAACCACGCCAGCGGACGGCGATGCTGGAGAGGCCGCCGGCCTCGGCCGCTTAGCCCAGGCGGTGGTGGAGCAATTCGTATTCGATTTAGCTTCGGCGGTAGAAGCCATGTTTCAGGCTTGGCGTGAGGAGCCGGCTTACCGGGTGTGGGAAATCATGCAGGGCCGCACGGCCCGTCCCGATTTGATCATCGGCATCGGGGCGGCAGCCGCCGCCATCGCCCCGCGCCTAGCTCGGAAGCTGGGCTGCCGACACTGGCTTCCGCCTTACTACCAATCCGCCAACGCAGTGGGCGCTGCCCTAGCCCGGCCCACCCTTTACCTCACCTGGCGGGCCGATACCGAACAAAACCGCTACCAGGTAGCCGAAACCGGACAGCAAGGCGAGCTCGAAGAATTGGGAATAAGCTCCGGGACTAGGTTAACCCCGGAGCAAGCCGAAGCAGTAGTCCAGAGGTTATTGATCCAGGAAGCAA
- a CDS encoding polysaccharide deacetylase family protein has product MVSVPGQKSRSFWVGVALLVALLLALSLMFGPLALATKNLVLAVAGTIRQLPIYSVGTDEKKIAFSFDATWGAERTPKILDILDRYQIKTTFFLTNIWLKDYAPQAQEIARRGHEIGMHSATHPQFTSLSEAQMQKELQDNHDRILEVTGKKPKLFRPPFGDYNNQVIEVVKRMGFIPIQWSIDSLDWRDLSGTEISQRVLRQAAPGAIVLFHNDGKYTPEALPVIIEQLKADGYQIVPISELLLPGDYYVDVHGVQRPAR; this is encoded by the coding sequence ATGGTCTCCGTCCCTGGGCAAAAGAGCCGATCTTTTTGGGTCGGCGTTGCCCTGCTCGTGGCTTTGCTTTTAGCCCTGAGCTTAATGTTTGGCCCTCTGGCCCTGGCAACTAAGAACTTGGTCCTAGCGGTGGCCGGGACGATTAGACAATTGCCCATCTACAGCGTGGGCACGGATGAAAAGAAAATTGCCTTTTCCTTTGATGCTACTTGGGGCGCGGAACGCACTCCCAAAATCCTGGACATCCTCGACCGCTATCAGATCAAGACCACTTTCTTCCTCACCAACATCTGGCTCAAGGATTATGCTCCCCAGGCCCAGGAAATTGCCCGGCGCGGCCACGAGATCGGTATGCACTCGGCTACCCATCCCCAGTTCACTTCCCTTTCCGAAGCCCAGATGCAAAAGGAGCTACAGGATAACCATGACCGCATCTTGGAAGTGACTGGCAAAAAGCCGAAACTCTTCCGGCCGCCCTTCGGCGATTACAATAACCAGGTAATTGAAGTGGTAAAACGCATGGGCTTCATCCCTATCCAATGGAGCATAGATTCTCTGGACTGGCGGGATTTGAGCGGGACCGAGATTAGCCAGCGGGTACTCAGGCAGGCGGCTCCGGGAGCTATTGTCCTCTTTCATAATGATGGTAAGTACACTCCCGAGGCCCTGCCGGTTATCATTGAACAGCTTAAGGCCGATGGTTATCAGATTGTGCCTATCTCAGAGCTGCTTCTGCCTGGCGATTATTACGTGGATGTGCACGGGGTACAGCGGCCCGCCCGCTAG